A genome region from Nocardia sp. NBC_00565 includes the following:
- a CDS encoding ABC transporter substrate-binding protein, with the protein MTVLEDLAVEGLDCRWSDGVLWLRLARPAARNAMTIAMRRGLIGALTATQRLVQQEHVYAVLPISTFFYGAGQYAGTQAKGTPFLGGAFDGGEQWFNPKYENLFAAMSGTDYNKAATTFGDYWKKLGGTKVAVVAPNTPSASKSAEGAVLSAERAGLTRGYVNERVPLGPMDVGPAVLGIKESGADVLYTLALPDTAFALVAGLRQAGVEMKSVLLAVGYGADLLKSPPAVAAAQGIGFLTSYAPVELNTEATQAWSAALKQYAGSQSGLPSFSMAVGWISADLLIHGLEKAGCTASREQLMTALRADKSFTAGGLFPKPADFEKRGDYSVGGPGNCSFVSILRGDKFVPDPAGAPACGEQIPDLKVVPK; encoded by the coding sequence GTGACCGTGCTCGAGGATCTCGCGGTCGAGGGGCTCGACTGCCGTTGGTCGGACGGTGTCCTATGGCTGAGGTTGGCTCGTCCGGCGGCGCGCAACGCGATGACCATCGCGATGCGGCGGGGGTTGATCGGCGCGTTGACCGCGACCCAACGTCTGGTGCAGCAGGAACACGTATACGCGGTGCTGCCGATCAGCACCTTCTTCTACGGTGCGGGCCAGTACGCGGGCACCCAAGCCAAGGGGACGCCGTTCCTCGGCGGTGCGTTCGACGGTGGTGAGCAGTGGTTCAACCCGAAGTACGAGAACCTGTTCGCGGCGATGTCGGGTACCGACTACAACAAGGCCGCTACGACATTCGGTGACTACTGGAAGAAGCTCGGCGGCACCAAGGTCGCGGTAGTGGCTCCTAACACTCCGAGCGCGTCGAAGTCGGCCGAAGGTGCGGTCCTGTCGGCGGAGCGTGCCGGTCTCACACGGGGGTACGTCAATGAGCGTGTCCCGCTCGGTCCCATGGACGTCGGTCCGGCCGTCCTGGGTATCAAGGAGTCCGGCGCTGATGTGCTGTACACCCTGGCGCTTCCGGATACCGCGTTCGCACTGGTGGCCGGGCTGCGTCAGGCCGGGGTCGAGATGAAATCGGTGCTGCTCGCGGTCGGTTACGGGGCGGATCTGCTGAAGTCGCCGCCCGCTGTCGCTGCGGCGCAGGGGATCGGGTTCCTTACCTCCTACGCACCAGTGGAATTGAACACCGAGGCGACGCAGGCGTGGTCGGCGGCGCTGAAGCAGTATGCGGGGTCGCAGTCGGGGCTTCCTTCGTTCTCCATGGCAGTGGGCTGGATCAGTGCTGACCTGCTCATTCACGGGTTGGAGAAGGCTGGGTGCACTGCAAGTCGAGAACAGTTGATGACCGCACTGCGCGCCGACAAGAGTTTTACCGCCGGCGGCCTGTTTCCGAAGCCGGCCGACTTCGAGAAGCGCGGGGACTACTCGGTCGGCGGCCCGGGTAACTGCTCGTTCGTCTCCATCCTGCGTGGCGATAAATTCGTACCGGATCCGGCGGGCGCGCCTGCTTGTGGTGAGCAGATCCCCGATCTGAAGGTGGTCCCGAAGTAG
- a CDS encoding MFS transporter, translating into MDAVTRPGESPGAAQNWTPKLVFSMASMLLLLEVLTVSYIMISMSIPAISAHFQTTQGAWLLTAMLLVGAVTGPLVGKLADMYGKRKLLLLCVVVATVGSLLSAVASSYAVLVAGRALSGVLIPCVFLTYSLIRDIFPPKTIALAVSIVTSGLGLVAIPAPFLTGWFLDNHGWRSIFWFFVIAMVVFGAMIFVSTEESAVRLRSKIDLLGAVLLGAGIAGVLVALSFGPTWGWTNGSTLAYLFGGTALLVGWLASAGMVAAPLVDLAVLRRRPVWLTAISSGMAYGCSALFTILLPMMAMTPAVMGLGYGFGVSAKGFAVFQAPIGGMVVVGGVVVGILVGRNVRPRLLMIVGLLMFSAAFVCTALSHTNKPLLLVFAGLAGTGMGLAYAAVPNLLIEAVPPQLQASTASIVSVAQSVIASVLPVIAFAVLNNSYIAAFPPEMTQGHTFYTDKGFQIAFLIGAVASGIGALLAVLLPRRIAQLEVPATQIADDDQEVAVVFAH; encoded by the coding sequence ATGGACGCTGTTACCCGGCCGGGCGAATCGCCTGGCGCCGCACAGAATTGGACACCGAAGCTGGTCTTCTCGATGGCCTCGATGCTGCTGCTGCTCGAGGTACTCACGGTCAGCTACATCATGATCTCGATGTCGATCCCGGCCATCTCCGCGCACTTCCAGACGACGCAGGGCGCATGGCTGCTCACCGCGATGCTGCTGGTCGGCGCCGTGACGGGCCCGCTCGTCGGCAAGCTCGCCGATATGTACGGCAAGCGCAAACTGTTACTGCTGTGCGTAGTCGTGGCAACAGTGGGATCGTTGCTCTCCGCCGTCGCGTCCAGCTACGCGGTGCTGGTTGCCGGGCGGGCGCTGTCGGGCGTGCTGATTCCGTGCGTGTTCCTGACCTATTCGCTGATCCGGGATATCTTCCCGCCCAAGACGATTGCGCTCGCGGTCAGCATCGTTACCAGCGGTCTGGGCCTCGTTGCGATTCCCGCCCCATTTCTCACCGGCTGGTTTCTCGACAACCACGGCTGGCGCAGCATCTTCTGGTTCTTCGTGATCGCGATGGTGGTGTTCGGCGCCATGATCTTCGTCAGTACCGAGGAATCCGCCGTGCGCCTGCGGTCGAAGATCGATCTGCTGGGGGCGGTGCTGCTCGGTGCGGGTATCGCCGGCGTTCTCGTCGCGCTCAGCTTCGGCCCGACCTGGGGATGGACGAATGGATCGACGCTGGCCTACCTCTTCGGTGGTACCGCGTTGCTGGTCGGCTGGCTGGCCTCGGCCGGGATGGTCGCCGCCCCGCTGGTCGATCTGGCCGTCCTGCGCAGGCGGCCGGTGTGGCTGACCGCTATCAGTTCCGGTATGGCCTACGGCTGTAGCGCACTGTTCACCATCCTGCTGCCGATGATGGCCATGACGCCGGCCGTCATGGGACTCGGCTACGGATTCGGTGTCAGCGCAAAGGGATTCGCGGTCTTCCAGGCACCGATCGGCGGCATGGTCGTGGTCGGCGGCGTGGTAGTCGGAATCCTGGTCGGCCGCAATGTCCGGCCGCGCCTACTGATGATCGTCGGCCTGCTGATGTTTTCGGCCGCGTTCGTATGCACCGCGCTGAGCCACACCAACAAGCCATTGCTGCTGGTCTTCGCGGGTCTGGCCGGTACGGGCATGGGTCTGGCCTACGCGGCGGTGCCGAATCTGCTGATCGAGGCGGTTCCCCCGCAACTGCAGGCCAGCACCGCGAGCATCGTCAGCGTGGCACAGAGCGTTATCGCGTCGGTTCTGCCGGTGATCGCATTCGCCGTGTTGAACAACTCGTACATCGCTGCGTTCCCGCCGGAAATGACGCAGGGTCATACCTTCTACACCGATAAGGGATTCCAGATCGCCTTCCTGATCGGTGCGGTCGCGTCGGGCATCGGCGCGTTGCTCGCTGTGCTGCTTCCCCGCAGGATCGCGCAGTTGGAGGTGCCCGCGACACAGATCGCCGACGACGACCAAGAGGTGGCGGTGGTCTTCGCGCACTGA
- a CDS encoding pyridoxamine 5'-phosphate oxidase family protein yields the protein MRQQRRGRVIAMTAAEVDDFLATERTCRVATVSADGRPHVAPLWFVWDGTDLWLNSIVRSQRWTDIVRNPRIAVAVDAGVEFNELRGVELTGTVAPIGDVPRTTTPNPELAAAEQLFARKYMGHDNFTPDGRHAWLRLTPEKVTSWDFRKLAGLSR from the coding sequence GTGCGACAACAACGTCGCGGTCGGGTTATCGCGATGACGGCAGCGGAGGTGGATGATTTCCTGGCCACCGAGCGAACGTGCCGAGTCGCGACCGTCAGCGCAGACGGCCGACCACACGTCGCCCCCTTATGGTTCGTCTGGGACGGCACCGACCTGTGGCTCAACTCGATCGTTCGCAGCCAGCGCTGGACAGATATCGTCCGCAACCCCCGGATTGCGGTAGCGGTGGACGCCGGCGTCGAGTTCAACGAACTCCGCGGCGTGGAACTCACCGGCACGGTCGCGCCGATCGGCGATGTCCCACGTACCACCACACCCAACCCCGAGCTGGCCGCTGCCGAGCAACTCTTCGCCCGCAAGTACATGGGCCACGACAATTTCACACCGGACGGCCGACACGCATGGCTACGGCTCACCCCAGAAAAGGTGACCAGCTGGGACTTCCGAAAGCTCGCCGGACTCTCCCGCTGA